In Halobaculum magnesiiphilum, the following proteins share a genomic window:
- the pstC gene encoding phosphate ABC transporter permease subunit PstC, whose amino-acid sequence MAQPHRSELGIERVARTLRGVRDSLANEEPAAVATVGVVAGAMLVSLAGFLVASSLTIVPVAVLVLSAGYGWIRHQELTAKTLALAMTVSTILILILITTFIFREAIPVFLYERTSVFGVSVPGLRMFIQPNWDAVSPPIRFSMVPMIHGTVMVTLVATAVAAPLGIAAALFISEIAPGPVREAVKPGVEILAGIPSIVYGFIGFTILSPWASDQFRILGQGTYLFVGVVVGLMALPTVVSVAEDAIGSVPESMKSGSLAMGTTDWQTMTSITLPAAFSGVSAAVLLGVGRAIGETMAATVMLRGVPRLTDPIYNAFYGQETLTSLIARNYGEADGLQLSALFAAGIILFVTVLFLSIGSQYIEARMRSKLGGEQ is encoded by the coding sequence ATGGCACAACCACACAGATCCGAGCTGGGGATCGAACGGGTCGCCCGAACCCTACGGGGCGTCCGCGACTCCCTGGCCAACGAGGAGCCGGCCGCCGTCGCGACCGTCGGCGTCGTTGCCGGCGCGATGCTCGTGTCGCTGGCCGGATTCCTGGTCGCCTCCTCGCTGACGATCGTCCCGGTCGCGGTACTCGTCCTCTCCGCCGGCTACGGCTGGATCCGACATCAAGAACTGACCGCGAAGACGCTCGCGCTCGCGATGACGGTGTCGACGATCCTGATACTGATCCTCATCACGACGTTCATCTTCAGGGAGGCGATCCCCGTCTTCCTGTACGAACGAACGAGCGTCTTCGGCGTCTCGGTCCCCGGCCTCCGGATGTTCATCCAGCCGAACTGGGACGCCGTCTCCCCGCCGATCCGGTTCTCGATGGTGCCGATGATCCACGGGACCGTGATGGTGACGCTCGTCGCGACGGCGGTGGCGGCGCCGCTGGGGATCGCGGCCGCGCTGTTCATCTCCGAGATCGCCCCCGGACCCGTTCGCGAGGCCGTCAAGCCCGGCGTGGAGATCCTCGCCGGCATCCCGTCGATCGTCTACGGGTTCATCGGCTTCACCATCCTCAGCCCGTGGGCCTCCGACCAGTTCCGTATCCTCGGACAGGGGACGTACCTGTTCGTCGGCGTCGTGGTCGGACTGATGGCGCTGCCGACCGTCGTCTCGGTCGCCGAGGACGCCATCGGCAGCGTCCCGGAGTCGATGAAGTCCGGCTCGCTGGCGATGGGCACCACCGACTGGCAGACGATGACCTCGATCACGCTCCCGGCGGCGTTCTCGGGCGTCTCCGCCGCGGTACTGCTGGGCGTGGGGCGTGCGATCGGGGAGACGATGGCCGCGACCGTGATGCTCCGGGGCGTCCCCCGGCTCACGGACCCGATCTACAACGCCTTCTACGGACAGGAGACGCTCACCTCGCTCATCGCCCGGAACTACGGCGAGGCGGACGGGCTCCAGTTGAGCGCCCTGTTCGCCGCCGGCATCATCCTCTTCGTCACCGTATTGTTCCTCTCGATCGGCTCGCAGTACATCGAGGCGCGGATGCGCAGCAAGCTCGGGGGTGAGCAGTGA